Sequence from the Candidatus Poribacteria bacterium genome:
CTGTGGTCTAATGCACAAGGAGGCGGGCATTCCTCCCCTACATAAATGCAGGGGTCTCCTGCCCGAAGATTGATGAAATCAGTTCTCAACTTTACGCTACTGACTGTCATGCTCTGTGTCGGCACAGTTTTCCTCTGTGCAATGGAGAGTTGTGAGAGTGACATAAACGAGGTCGAAGTCGTCGAGGAACAACCCGTCACCTTTCGCGAGGCGACTCCGCCTATCGGCAGCGAAATTGACGCAGACACAACGATAATTGTCCGTTTTTCCGCGCCACCGGGAGGCGTGACCGTAACAGGCAACGGAACGTTCTCCATGACAGTATTCAACGTAGAGGCGAAGATTACGGGACCCTTTGCGCCGGGTCCCTTGGCTCTTGTTGTGGCGTGGCGAGACGGTCAGCAGGCACTCACCTACACCGTGAAACTGCCCGATGTTGGGGAGGAGATAACAGGCACGGATGATGAGACCCAGACGCAGACAGCGATGGTGCTAATCCCAGCAGGCGAATTTCTCATGGGAACCAACGAGGCACCCGACCCGGAAGCCCCGCTCATCGAAGGTCCCATCCACACTGTGTTCGTTGATGCCTTTTTTATCGATGTCTATGAAGTAACCAACGCGGATTACCTGAAATTTGTATTGGCAAACCCCGAATGGCAAAAGGACAATGTCCAAGATGATATGTTTTATCTCGAACACTGGAGGAATGGGAATGACTTTCCGATCTGGAAAGCGGATCATCCCGTAACACATGTTAACTGGTATGCGGCGATGGCGTATGCACAATGGGTTGGTAAACGGTTGCCGACCGAGGCGGAATGGG
This genomic interval carries:
- a CDS encoding formylglycine-generating enzyme family protein — its product is MKSVLNFTLLTVMLCVGTVFLCAMESCESDINEVEVVEEQPVTFREATPPIGSEIDADTTIIVRFSAPPGGVTVTGNGTFSMTVFNVEAKITGPFAPGPLALVVAWRDGQQALTYTVKLPDVGEEITGTDDETQTQTAMVLIPAGEFLMGTNEAPDPEAPLIEGPIHTVFVDAFFIDVYEVTNADYLKFVLANPEWQKDNVQDDMFYLEHWRNGNDFPIWKADHPVTHVNWYAAMAYAQWVGKRLPTEAEWEKAARGGLVGKKFPWGDESIDETRANYDFKVGDTSPIGGPVGAQYPPNGYGLYDMAGNVCEWTLDAAIADFYADTPLKNPLAGVPDNTLSNLAFLIANFTDIETPRILRGGSAFSAAEIAFVTARGGKPPGSSLGSVGFRCVKDVSP